One window from the genome of Pseudomonas sp. L5B5 encodes:
- a CDS encoding TOBE domain-containing protein: MSLPTLLTQHIVRRPQRIALLQHIAEQGSITRAAKSAGLSYKAAWDAIDELNNLAQSPLVERSVGGKGGGGARLSPEGERVLRLYQRLQVLQAQVLEAAEDASDLELLGRLMLRTSARNQLHGKVHGIERQGCNDLIRLELPEGLLIEARITHDSTLRLELAPGTQVVALIKAGWLEVQPVGVPATTGHNYLTGTIERILDAEDGPCEVRIILPNGQILCALATPLQLQALGLAQSLPVQVQFSPSHVLLGTPL; encoded by the coding sequence ATGTCCCTGCCCACTCTGTTGACCCAGCACATCGTCCGCCGTCCGCAACGCATTGCCCTGCTGCAACACATTGCCGAGCAGGGCTCCATCACCCGCGCGGCCAAGAGTGCCGGCCTGAGCTACAAGGCGGCCTGGGATGCCATCGATGAACTGAACAACCTGGCCCAGAGCCCACTGGTGGAACGCAGTGTCGGCGGCAAGGGTGGCGGGGGAGCCAGGCTGTCCCCCGAAGGCGAACGGGTCTTGCGCCTCTATCAGCGATTGCAAGTGCTCCAGGCCCAGGTGCTGGAGGCCGCCGAGGACGCCAGCGACCTGGAGTTGCTGGGGCGCCTGATGCTGCGCACCAGCGCGCGCAACCAGCTGCATGGCAAGGTCCATGGCATCGAGCGCCAGGGCTGCAACGACCTGATCCGCCTGGAACTGCCCGAAGGCTTGCTGATCGAGGCCCGGATCACCCACGACAGCACCCTGCGCCTGGAACTGGCGCCCGGCACCCAGGTGGTGGCGCTGATCAAGGCCGGGTGGCTGGAGGTACAGCCCGTCGGCGTCCCGGCAACAACTGGACACAATTACCTCACAGGAACCATCGAGCGGATTCTCGACGCCGAGGACGGCCCCTGCGAGGTCAGGATCATCCTTCCCAACGGCCAGATCCTCTGCGCCCTGGCTACTCCCTTGCAGTTGCAGGCCCTGGGGCTGGCGCAGAGCCTGCCCGTCCAGGTGCAGTTCTCTCCTTCCCACGTGCTGCTGGGCACCCCGCTCTGA